In Agelaius phoeniceus isolate bAgePho1 chromosome 16, bAgePho1.hap1, whole genome shotgun sequence, the DNA window GGAAGAGCAGCGGCCGGAGCCTCTCGCAGcgctggagcagagcctggggagaCATTGCACCCACACCCCTGAACAGAGCCTGGGGGAGACATGGCACTGCTGAACACCCACACCCCACACCTGTCTGTGCACCCCCAAACAGAGCCTGGGGGGAGACATGGCACTGACATTGCACTGCTGAGCACCCACACCCCTGAACAGAgcctggggggagacactgcaCTGCTGAACACCCACACCCCTGAACAGAGCCTGGGGAGACACTGCACTGCTGAGCACCCACACCCCTGAACAGAGCCTGGGGGAGACACTGCACTGCTGAACACCCACACCCCTGAACAGAGCCTGGGGAGACACTGCACTGCTGAGCACCCACACCCCTGAACAGAGCCTGGGGGAGACACTGCACTGCTGAACACCCACACCCCACACCTGTCTGTGCACCCCCAAACAGAGCCTGGGGGAGACATTGCACTGGCATTGCACTGCTGAGCACCCACACCCCTGAACAGAGCCTGGGGAGACATTGCACTGACATTGCACTGCTGAGCACCCACACCCCTGAACAGAGCCTGGGGAGAGATTGCACTGCTGAGCACCCACACCCCTGAACAGAGCCTGGGGGGAGACATTGCACTGCTGAGCACCCACACCCCACACCTCTgtctgtgccaccccctgcaaGGGATGCTCCCTctaggagagggaggaaaaggagcaTTCACCTGCAGGCTCTCCTGGTCAGCTGGGGATAATTCACCTCTCCTGTAGCTCTCCAGGAACTCATCCATACGTTTGACATTCTCAGAAACCTCATTGATGGTGTTCACTCTTCGGGACACCTGAGCTGACTTTTCTTGTTCCTGtgacaaaaaatgaaaaaaagctaGATTGTGACTTGGCTGGAGCACTCAGGGTCACAcctattaatattttattgcaGGTAGAGaaggcacaaagcagcacaggtgagaacaaccccccagctgccccatcAGGGCACCCTGGCTGTGTGCTGTGGAATATGGAATACATCTCACCACAGGCACGAGTGTGGCTTCAGAATTTGAGCTGGGAGTTGGTGGCTTCTGCCACACAGAACGACACACTCGGAACAACCACGGGGCTTTGTTAAACCAAACCTCCTCTGTGAGCAGAGAAGTGGGATGCTCCTTCAGATGGAACATGTAAACAGGCCAGACATGCACACACACTGCATGCAGGAAAGAGGCAGTTCTGTACAGCAGTGACTTCTTTCCATCTGGGAACTGAGTTTATTTGTGGAAATTTCCAACCACTACTGCTGTACTGCTGCCAAGGTCCCACTGACAGGGAAGTGCCCTGCTCTATGCACATTCACAAATTCCCTTTCCTGGCAATGGCACATTTTAGGGAAACAAACCAAAACGATCCCATGCTGTAACCTCAGAATAATTTGGAAGGCCTGAACATGGTCCCttctctggggctgcaggacagaGGTTTCCTGTCCCATGGAATggccagggtccctcccagGCTCCCAGGTTCTAGAGAGGCCCCTCGGGGAGCTCCCACCTCCTTGACGGCGCTCTGGATCAGGCGGTTGGCGGCCCGCAGGTCCTCGGGGTGGCGGCTCCTCAGGAGcctggccaggagctgtggggacaCGGGTGGGGCAGcagtgagagcagcagcagcagcccccgggCACGGTGCACACatggcagccacagcagagcagccccatcatCCCGGAGACACGCCAGGTCCTGTCCCATAGCCCAGTCCAGGTTACACCGCTCCCGCATACCCTGGCTGGTCAGCATTAGGGACTCTGCCTCTGCAGAATTCTGTAAGACCTGGAGAAGCCCTCCCTCCTTGGGGAGATTTCATGGAAACTGATGTTCTTCTGTAAAAAAGTTTCACTTTTTTCTAAGGCAATATTTCTGACAAAGTTTCAGAGAGTTCTCTAGCTGTTGCACTGCAGGAGGGATCAGCATTATTCTGAGATTGTCTGAAACAGCAGAAGCTCCCAAAATATTACTGAGCCTCTTTTCTCATCAGGACAAAACAGAGGGTGGGGCATGAAGACTCTGAGGTTTACCTTGGACTTCTCTTCATCTGTGTCAAAAATAGAATTCTGAGGTCTTGGAGAAGGAGGAGGTAAAATTTTGTCTTCTGGCAGTTTGGGATCTTCTTTTACAATCCCTGGAACAGGTAACAGTAGTTGTTCAGCGATGCCCAAGCTGCTGAAACCTCGATGCTCAACAGTGCCTGAGGTTTTGCACAGATTTCCAGATTAAAATACCACGGAGGACTACTAAATATAATGGAGTGGATGGAAAAATCCATCCTGGGATCCCTCTGAACTCATCTCTCATAACCCTGGGAGATATTCCAGGGCAAAGATCACTTCTGAGCCTGTCCTGTGCTTTTTCCCTGCCCACAGTGTGAGCAGGGGCCTCCAGACTGGCTCAGGAAGGCTGTTCTTTGGAAAATCCCTTTAAACAGTTCCATGCATCCTTCAGAACCCAGCCAGCCTCGGACCTTTGGCCCTTTTCCTTCCACACAGCATGTTAGGAAAAAGCTGAGTCACAAGCTGAGGGGGGCAGATATCTGTGGGGAAACCAGGGGCTCGGGAGGCtaaaaaggaaactgaaataACAGAACTGAACCTTGTTTCTTCAGCATCTGATAAGCATCCTGAATTTTGACTTCCTGAGGAAACCAGACTGTCCAACTGAATATCACTTCTGTGACCCTTGACTTGACTTTTTCTGAAGACCAAATTCCATAGTACTGAAAACAAGACagtaaagaaagacaaaaagctCAAACACAAAGAATTGGTGCCAGATCTGGCACAGGGACCCAGCCCCAAGGTATTTTTGTGCAGACACCAAGGATAAAATGGATTCCTGTGAGTTTATTCACAGTGCTGACAATGTGTATCCTGGGGTTAGGAAACACAACAACTGCTATGGAGTGTATGAGAATCGCACATATATTCTACAACAGTCAAAATTAAACCACTTTGAACTTCTCTGATCAGTTATTGACTCCAAAACCCAAAGCAGGTTATTTTAGTGAAAACATTCTGTGCTTGACTTTAAACACTCCCCTTAACTGCTGCAATACAGTCATAGCACCGGCCTCAGCCAGCTCCTGACACAGGAAAACcgaacaaaaccagaaacaaacatTATTGTCTCTTATCAGCATCTGGGTGCTTTCTCCAATTTCTCTCATTATTGCCTATGACCACTCCTTTAACTATAAAAACACAAACCTCCCCAAGGCCAGGCATTTCAAACTGATTAAATGATAGCTGTCCTCTCAGAGCAGTAAACAGAATTGTCTTCAGTGATATGTGCTTCAGAGTCTGCGGCCTCACTGAAATTCTGTTATCAAGCCTGAGACTGAGACAAGGAGTTTTGTTCTTGAGTTGAGCATTTCTTTGAAATCAGCTttttgcagctctgccctcGGGCTGATGCAATGGAAAATGAAACGTGCCCCAGTGGTAAATGTGTGCAGGAGCCACCAGAAAGGGAAATTGATGGTGTGATGCTCAGAGGGCATCTCAGGCAGGCCCAGCCCACCCCCAGGAAGAGGAGCACGGCCAGAAGATCCCACTGCCTCCAATAAAGCAGAGTGCATTCCTTATCCCAAACACCCTGTAACCACCATCACCTACCTTTGGGGAAAGCACTTTAATCAGCTCGTTCAGAAACCTGAATTTTGCCATTTCACTGTGAAATCTGTCACCACAGTTGTTCACACAAGTCTCCAGCAcctgcagaaaacaaaatgttacCAACAGGAACTGAAAACACAAGGCTTGGGGAGCTTTCAAAAATTTTGTCATTATATTACTAAATCTAAGAACTTTCTGCCACTGCAGTCACCAACACAAGAAACTGAGAAAGCCAGGCAGCAAGAATATGTTTTATTCCTTCATCCAGCTTTCCTAGGCAGCACATTTAAGGCCACCTGCTCTGTTCTACCCATCAGTAACAACTTTTGAGCTATTGCCTCAGTGGTGGGACACAGCTcacacagccagagctgcagaccAACAAAACACCTCAGCAGAGCAGCGTGGGGAGCAACAGAAGCAGTCACTGCCTCCACTGTGCCCTGGTTCCTGTATTCCTTGTGCAAGGGAAAGTTAAATGGAGAGGCATCCAAGAGAGAGAAAGACATGGACATCTGAGAGCTATCCTGTCTGCTCTGCTTTCCACCTGCCAACTCTTTCCCAGTGACTGCTTTGTGTGTGGATGGAAGTACTCACTGTGAGGGCATGCAGAGCTTCTCCCTCCTGAGGGGACTGGATTTTGTGTGCCAGCAGCCTCAGAGCAAACCACGGGCTGGGGAAGAGCAAAGCAAGTCAGACCATGCACGAGTTCccaggaaaagcaaatgctGCTGGGCTCACAGCAGGACAGACCCCCTTCCCCAGGCACAGCGCTGGCAGGGACACTGCACACACACGGGGTGAGCTGGTGaccccagcgctgcctcccagccctgcccaggggctgccctttgggagggagcagaggcacAGGCCGGGAGTGTCCCTGGGCAGGCCCCAccagagctggctctgcagctgcaggagccccagtgacagccagggcagcctgtgctgggtgCCAGGCCAGAGCTCTGAACTCGGTCTGCTCCAAACACAGAAATGATCACTAAGGTTTGACTGCTTATTAGCTTAATTAGTCCCTGCTATTCCCACAGAGCCCAGACTGTCAGCTGGAAGGTGAGGAAACCTCAGCAGAGGTTCTCCACCCCTCTGGAAGGAaaagctgaggctgagctgcctTGGGGCTCCCCTGCAGAACCCCACAGCAGGAATCCTTGGCCAGGCTCCTAAGggcatggccagcaggacctGCTGCCCCGTGGGCTCCAGCATTGACGCCAGAGCCCATTCCCTGACATCACCCTCCACCACACTGGCACACACCTATTTCCAACTCGCATTTCCAACTCATTTCTGCTCCCAGGAGGGGCAGAACCCAGCGAGCCCCCTCAGCTCCCCacaccacagccccagcccctgctcctgcagatccACAAGGGGAGCTCAGAGCCAGACACAGCCCGGGTGAGCACAAAGAGCTCTGTGTCTGCCTTACCCCTCCGTGTCAGCGTTCACCTGCTCGCAGAACCGCTGGATGCATTCCCAGTTTTCCTCGGAGACACTCGGGTCAGTGGCCTCATCTTACAGAGGGAGAAAAACAAGGGAGGAAGAAGTAAACTCCAGGCTCAGtgtgagcccagagcaggaAGCAGCTCAGACCTCGCTGGTGCCGCTGCTCCAGAGCTTTCTGTAGCAGAAAGGGCAGATCCAGGACGAGCAGGAAACAGCTGTTACTAAAGTCTGCCTAAAAATATAGTCCCAAGCACACACTTGAAGTCAATCACAGCCTGACAACAGCAGATGTTGCTTTTAGCAGGAGAAACTTAAAAACCATTTACAGGCAGCTCTCCCAGGACCACTACAAAACCTGTGCTGGAACTCGGGCAGTTTACACATTAGCACAGctaaattcaggaaaaaaaagtcttttttggCTCTACCACTCCCCAGTCTGTCACTGAGCCAGCTTTGGGGGCAGGAGAGATGGGGAAGAAGCCAGATACAGCAAGCCAGCACCCACATCATTCTACCAGGGTTCCATGGGacagcagccccttccccagggaggtgaagctgctgcagtgcccacccaggctggaggaggcagcagagccagcctggcccccagccccagccccactcacTGAGCCAGCGCTCCAGCTGCCCGCTGCCAGCCATGGCTCCGTCCCTGTGCCGGGCAGGAAGCGGCTCCGGGCGGCCGAGGGCAGCCCACGTGAGGCTGCTGGGGTGGAGGGGCTCGTGTGGCTGCTGTGGAAGCGCTCGTGTGGCTGTGAGCTCAGCACaagccctgagctcctcccCTCACCCGCTGCACAGTAACCGTGAGAACAGAATTGAAGTCACCACATTGATTTAATAATTAGAAGGGTATCAGACAAAAGAGGATAAAACAGCTCAATCTCCTGATCAGGGCTGTTTTTAGCAGAACCACGTGCATGACACAGTACACAGGAAACCCCCTCTGAGCAGTTCACTCAGGCTGgtgggacaccagggcagctATAATACACAtctatatgtatataaataccCGCCACTGTATTTATTGGGGAACCGTGTTGTGTAGCTGTAGGCCCTCTCCAAAAAGAATCTGATCTGCTGCTTTCAGAAGTTCAGTTACTTTCTGTCCAATTGCTCTGAATTTAAATGCTGATACTTGTCTTCTTCTCCCCCCTGCAAAGCAGGCTCCTTGCACAGGCAACGGCAGGACAGAGTTGAATCTGGACTTGGTTCCTCTCCCAGATGAAGTGGCTCATGCTCAGTGCAGGTTCCTACAGACGTGGGACAGCCCAGACACCTGCCTGGCCCGAAGCCCAGCTCGTCTGCTCAGAGATGGTCACGCAGGTGCCACCTGCACCATCCCAGCACACAGCCTGGCAGTGTCACTGACGTCCCTGTCAGCTGGACAGGGCTCTGTGTATGCGGCCACACGCCTCCTCAGCTCCCAGGGTCACCATCATCTCCGCCACGCTGGGGCCGTGCTGCAACACAGAGAGtcactgagcacagggctgaccTGCCCAGCACGTGCCTGTGCATCACAGACTgatgccagccctgctcagagggACCTCAAGGGTTAGCACCAGAGCTGAGCCAGGACTAGGCTCTGGAGAGCTCCTGTAAAACGTGGGTTTGAGCTCTGTGAAAGCACACTGCACATCATCTCAGAACTGCTCGTTTTACCTGCTGCCCGCTGAGCGCCAGCCGCAGGAGCTGCATCATGCTGCTGTACTTGGTCTCTCTGGTTTGCTCCTGCACCTTTCTCAGCTCTCTGTTCAACTCCTCCACAGTCAAGGCAGCTGCTGGCCTGGTCAGGagcctttgggaaagaaagtgACCCTTACACTCTGGGGACATGGAAACCCACAGGGCTCCCACCTCTcacccctgccctgtgccagggcgcTCCTCTGCtcaccagcagcagagctcattCAAAAGAGCAAGTTTAAACTACAAAATTATGCCACAGACCtggaaaaccacagaaaaagcAGTAATTCTGACTGTTTTCAGAGATGAGGAGCCATTTCTGCCACTactcagctcaggcagcagcacacttACCCTAAGACCAGTTTTCCTATTTTATCTACTTCTGCAGAAATTGTTTGTAGCTGCTGCCGGGACACCAAGGGCCTGACCCACAGGTAGGAGTAATCACTCGATACCAGATTCTTCAGGAGGCTTATGTGACCCTGGGGGAGGAAAGCAAAGCTGGCAAGGcagagggctgtgctgtggaggAAGCAATTCCTCAGCCTGGAGGATGGTGGCACAGCAACCTGCTGCTACCCATACTTTTCTCAGCAGTAGGACTCGCTCCACATATTCCTTTTCCAGAACATCTGGATCCACTTGCTGATCCCCATAGACGAGCTccaccagcccctgcagctccctgacgAGCTTCTGGCGCAGCCCTTGGTTCTCAATGTGACGGGTGAGGTGaatcctgcagcagagcaaagACCTGCTTTTGCATTGCTTCGGGTTGGATCACCCCAGCCATGtttcacagaaatcacagaatattctgagttggaagagaccctcaaggatcatcaagtccaactctcAAGGGAACAGCCCATCTGGAGACTGAACCCACGACTTTGGCATTcttagcaccatgctctgaccAACTGAGCTAAAACTGTGGAACTGTTAGAAAAGCAGCACTAAACCAGAGTCAGACACTCTACAAAGAAGCATTTAGCTCAGGTGCCCCACAGGGAACTGATGATGAGGCCACCTTAGCAGCACAATGTCCTAGGAGCACGAGTGTACTTGCAAAAGAGCCTTCTGGAAGGGTTAACTCTTTTTAGATGTTATTTTCTTAGGTTATAAACTTAAGACTTTAGATCCTCCCAGCTACACCCACCCTCTGTCTAGACTTTCAGTGTTGCCAACCCCAGAGACCAAGCACAGAATGGGAGAGGAGGCAGGAACTGTTTGAGCAGAAATTTATGGTTCCTCTTAGCACGGCCCAACAGGTGCTGCGCCAGGACCATGCTTGatccaacaaacaaaacctccaGCCAAAATCAGGTGCTAGAAATAAATTCCAATTGACAAGGTGCTTACTACATTTTAAAGCTACCACTAATTTTTTACCTGTTGAATTCTGGGAGTGCTTCAAGGTCCAGGAGCGCAGAATGGGTTGTAATTCTGCCTACTTCAAACTGGGAGATCAGCTCCTCCAGAGTCCTCCCCATCTGCTTCTCTGCAACACAGCCAAAGGGAATCACAGGGCTCCGTGCTCTCCTCGGGCACGGGGCTGGGAGCACGCTGAGCAAAGGTGACACAGGACAGCCACctgtgcagtgccagcagcagcaggggtgtcccctggcaggcaggagagaaGTGGCAGCCCGCACACTGCCATGCTGcccttccccaggagctgctctgctgcacaggcactgggcactgggacGTTCTGCTTGGCTCCATCACCTTCCTCAGCAGAACCCCTCTGCCTCAGTTGGCCAGAGAAGTCAGACTCAGCCAGGAGTCAGCACTGCCCAAGCAAGATTTTATTCCCAAGCAGAGCTCTCAGAGCACAAGTTAATTTGTGATCCCCACACAGCAAGAACCACAAAAGGAGACATTGACTCAACTTCTTGTGGTCTGTCGGGTTAAAGGAAAGGTGGCACAGGTGTCAGACAACACTGCAATCACTAACCACAGAATGCAAGCTTTCCCAAGACTTCACAGAGTTTCTCAGCCTTGAAGGGAGGGTTTCCCCAAGGGAGAACCCATTAAGCACCTGATTCAATTTTAATGGCTGCACAGCAGCAAAAGATTTGCaccatcccagctccttccacaggagctctgcagaaGGCCTGGTGGCACCTCAGTGACTGGCTGGTTATGTGACACCCATTCCCTGACCCCTTCAAACACTGACAAGGTTCTCAGCTATTAAAACAAACCCAGCCCATGCCATGAAGTCGGCATGAGGTGAGCAGGCAGGAGCCCGTGGCAGTACCTGCGAAGCCCGAGCCGCAGTTGGTGACGATGTCCAGCAGCGCCTCTGGCAGGAACCCATCCCGAGCAAAGCGCTCCAGGAAGATGTCCCCCTGCCTCTTGGACAGCTTGCCACCGTCCTTGTTCAGCAGCAGCGGCAGGTGGCCAAACTGGGGCGGCTCCCAGCCCAAGGCCTTGTAGAGAAGCAGGTGCTTGGAAGTGGAGGCCAGCCACTCGGTGCCGCGCAGGACGTGGGTGATGCCCATGTGGTGGTCATCGACCACGTTGGCCAGGTGGTACGTGGGGAAGCCGTCCCCCTTGAGAATCACGGGGTCACCTTCCACCTCTGCCACCTCGTGCTTGTTCCAGCCGTAGACCAGGTCCTGGAAGGGCTGCACGCCCCTCTCCAGGCGGAAGCGGATGACGCAGTCCAGGCCCTGGGACAGCTTCTGGGCCACCTCCGTGGCCGTCAGGTGCCGGCAGCGGTTGTCGTACCTTGGGGAGATGAGCACCATCTCAGGTGCCAGGGCTTCTGCTCAACACGGGCCAACGCCACCAGCTGTTCTTACATTCCCAAAACCCTAAGCAGACGCCTGAATTTCAGCTGTAACCCGCCCACTGCACACCCAGTCTGACACCTCCTCTCTGGAGGGTGACACAAGCCTCCTCCCCGCACGGGCAGGAGACACAGGGTCAGGGCACAGGGTCAGGGACGTACCGCGGGGTCTGCTGGCGGCGCAGCGCGTCCCtgcggagcagctgcaggcgCTGCGGGCTGCAGAAGCAGCGATAGGCGGCCCCGCTGGCCAGCAGCGCCGCACCCGCCTGCCCGTAGAGCTCCAGCCGCTGCGACTGCACGTAGGgccccgcggggccgccccgcccgGGGCTCTCGTCCGGGGGAATACCTGCAACACCGGCACGGTGGCAGTGAGCAGCCGGGCTGCCTACCAGCCCGCACAAAGGCAGTCTAATCCACCTCCAGCTGAGTccggtcagccttcacaagaaAGGTAAGGATTCAGCAGGTCAAAAATTAAAGATGTTTCTAAATACCTGCCCAGTTCAACATATCTTCTAttccttctgcagctcctggcaccaCCCGATTCTGATCTGTATCCTCCACTCTTAAAATAAAGGTTCCTTGGTGTTTTTTGGCAAAGATATAATTGTACAAAGCAGTCCTAAGGCCACCTAAATGCAGAAAACCTGTAATCGTGGGGAAATCAGAGGAGGTGGTCAAAAAGGAGACCGAGGTGAGAGTTCTAAACATGAGCTGGAAGGGCGCTGGATGCTGCCTGCGACGGCAGCGGCACCGAGGCAGGAGCGGCACCGCATCCCGGGGCACCCCCAGCTCCGAGGGCACTGGCTCTGAAAATAACTTATGGATGACTATTGCCAGGAACAGAGTCCCCAAAGTGACAAGCGGGCACGCGCCAGGACCAGCACGGCCACGGTACACCGACCGTGACCCCGCACGGCGGGAGGGCACCGGGACACGCCGGAAGGGCGAGACCGGGAGCTCCGACAGAACGACTCCGGGGAACCAGCAGCCCCCGCACCCTTCCACAGCCTGAATTTATGTTTTCAACCCAAAACCCCGCCCAGCCTCAGCGCAGCCCCGTGGGTGGGCAGGGGCGGGGCTGCCGAGGGGTCGGTTACCTGTGGGGCTGGGTCCGAACCGGACCCGCGGCCCCCGCTCGGGTCCGTGTCCGGGTCCGGGTCCGGGTCCGGGTCCGGGTCCGGGTCcgggtcccggtcccggtcccggtcccggtcccggtcccggttccGATCCCGGTCCCGGTGTCGCCACGCAGCGCAGCGCGCGTAGAGCTCGCGCCATCCCGCCACGCGCCCACGTGGCCGCGGCGCCGCTTCCGCCCGGGCCCGCAGCCAATCCccgcgcgcgccgccgccgggggcggggcctccCTTAAAGGCGCCGCCACCCGCTTCGTCCGGTAGCACGAGGGGACCGCGGCCGCCGCCacgggccaggcagcgtggggcAGTTCCGGTGCCCGGAGGGCTGAGCGGAGGGTCCGGCGCCCCTCCTGCctcccggcgcggcgcggccggtGCTGCGGGGGCGCGATCTGaggcccgccgccgcccccacGCTGAGAGGCGTGCGGGGGCAACTACGGGAGCCGGCGTGGCCCAGCAGCGGCGGGGCGGCGTTTCCCGGCGTGCCCTGCGGCGGATTGTACACAATCATCAtggccgccgccgctgccgccgctgatGGTACGAGCGCGGCCGGGAGCGCGGAGCCCGCGGGGCCCGCAGCCCGCGGTGTCGGGAGCCCGCGGGGCCCGGAGCCCGCGGTGCCGGTGcagggggcggcggggcgggccgggagGCGCCAGCGCGGGGAGCCGGCCCCGGACACGCTGCGGGCGGCGCTCTGGGGCCAGGCCGGGGCAGCTCCCGTGGGCCGGGATCTTCCTGTCCGCTCCCCGCAGGTGCCGAGGAGCCGGGCATGGAGGCGGAGGCGCAGGAGCTGCCGCTGGGCTGCGGCGGAGCGGGCGGCTCGCCGGCGGCGGGGCGGTCTCCGGACGGTGAGGAGCGCCGGGAGCCCCCGCAGGCGTCTGTCAGCAACGGCGGCGACGAGGACGGcggcagggagctggtggagctgaaggtgatctggaACAAGAACAAGTACGACGTGAAGTTCTGCCTGGACAGCACGGGAGCCGAGCTGAAGCAGAAGATCCACTCGCTCACAGGTCTGtggggccgccgccgcctccccgcgccgcccccgccgccgccgccgttcCTAATCGCTGTGCTTGCCCCTAGGCCTCCCGCCCGCCATGCAGAAAGTTATGTTCAAGGGACTGCTGCCCGAGGAGAAAACGTTGCGGGAAATCAAAGTAACAAACGGAGCAAAAATAATGGTTGTGGGCTCTACCATCAACGATGTGTTAGCAGTAAATACACCCAAAGACGCTGCTCAACAAGACGTCAAagctgaggaaaacaaaaaggagcCACTTTGCAGACAAAAGGTAACGAATATTGCAATAATTGTTGGTGTGGGGGAGCAGTAGGATTTATGGGATTCTCCTGCAGGCACGTGTGGGTCCTGTTCCTCCTCGGGTCAGGTTGGGGGTTCATTTCTGACAGCTCAGCATTGGAAGGACTCTGGGCAGGGGAGTAGCACAGAACTGTTTAGTCTAGCAGGGACTGGGGCTTTGCAAGACACTGCTTGTGGTGCCAGGCACAGCCAAGCATTTTGGTCCAGAAATTGAAACACTGGATGGATGTTAGTGCAAATCCAGCCCAGATTAACTGTCTAAAACCTAACTATTTTTTATTGGCACAAAAGAATTTGATCTCCAAAAACTGCTCAAAACAAACACCAAGAAAGCAGTTccctcagctgtcccagccctgacAGGGATGTGGGTGTTGAATTCTCCTCTCACATTTTGTAGCACAGTGCAGTGGGGCTGGTTTGATGGCTGCTGAAGGATTGCCAGCTCAAGGTATTACCAGCCCTGTACCTTCCTTAAAATAAACTTGGTTAAATTAAGTAGTGCCTCCATGAAGCATGCTGATGGTTT includes these proteins:
- the UBFD1 gene encoding ubiquitin domain-containing protein UBFD1, whose translation is MAAAAAAADGAEEPGMEAEAQELPLGCGGAGGSPAAGRSPDGEERREPPQASVSNGGDEDGGRELVELKVIWNKNKYDVKFCLDSTGAELKQKIHSLTGLPPAMQKVMFKGLLPEEKTLREIKVTNGAKIMVVGSTINDVLAVNTPKDAAQQDVKAEENKKEPLCRQKQHRKVLDKGKPDDVMPSVKGVQERLPTVPLSGMYNKSGGKVRLTFKLEQDQLWIGTKERTEKLPMGSIKNVVSEPIEGHEDYHMMAFQLGPTEASYYWVYWVPTQYVDAIKDTVLGKWQYF
- the EARS2 gene encoding nondiscriminating glutamyl-tRNA synthetase EARS2, mitochondrial, with the translated sequence MARALRALRCVATPGPGSEPGPGPGPGPGPGPGPGPGPGPGPGPGHGPERGPRVRFGPSPTGFLHLGGLRTALYNYIFAKKHQGTFILRVEDTDQNRVVPGAAEGIEDMLNWAGIPPDESPGRGGPAGPYVQSQRLELYGQAGAALLASGAAYRCFCSPQRLQLLRRDALRRQQTPRYDNRCRHLTATEVAQKLSQGLDCVIRFRLERGVQPFQDLVYGWNKHEVAEVEGDPVILKGDGFPTYHLANVVDDHHMGITHVLRGTEWLASTSKHLLLYKALGWEPPQFGHLPLLLNKDGGKLSKRQGDIFLERFARDGFLPEALLDIVTNCGSGFAEKQMGRTLEELISQFEVGRITTHSALLDLEALPEFNRIHLTRHIENQGLRQKLVRELQGLVELVYGDQQVDPDVLEKEYVERVLLLRKGHISLLKNLVSSDYSYLWVRPLVSRQQLQTISAEVDKIGKLVLGLLTRPAAALTVEELNRELRKVQEQTRETKYSSMMQLLRLALSGQQHGPSVAEMMVTLGAEEACGRIHRALSS